The Silvibacterium dinghuense DNA window TACCATTGAATTGGAGGTACCTTTTCGCGCTGTGACCAATGGGGCATGTCCTCTCCCCCACACCTCCAATATTCATTCAAACCATTTATATACAACCATTTACAGGCATTTTCAGACGCAGTATGCGAGCTGCCAACCCTTCTTCGGAAGCGATGCCAGGCAGCAGGAAAATGCGATCCAGCGGGGAGCGATCTCGTCTCAAATATTCCTAAAATTTAGGAATATTTACCAATAAATTTCGCATATTCCCAAGCATCAGGCAGCTTTCAGCCGGACGTTATTGGGAATCATCAACAAAATGTTGTCATATCCTGTGGAAATCTTTTGGCACGTCTCGTGCACTATGACGGGCAACTCAGACCCCCACCTGAGAATTTGCTGCTCGACAACGAGAGACGCTGGGTAAACAAGTGCCTATCCAACGCGACATATACCCAAATTTGAAGCTGCGTATGTATACGAGCGGTGTCCGTCAGAACCGTCTTGCCAAGATGGTGGGGATCGATGAGGCCCACCTCAGTAAGATTGTGAACGGATTCCGTGAACCTAGCCCGGATTTGCGTACGCAGATTGCAGAAATCCTGCACTGCGATCCCGAATGGCTTTTTCAGAAGGTTCTGCTCAGTGAAGAGAGCCCGGAATTTCATCCTCAAACCTGGCCACCAAGCAAGTAGACCTGGGGCCTTTTTCAACCTGTTGTTCTGCCTTCACCTGTCTCTCTTTCTATCGTCAGGATCCAGGAAGTGGAAATCAGTCCCACGGGGCTGACACGGGCGAAGCCCGGCCAAAATACTGATCTAAAGCGAGAATGTATGGACATTCATGCCAACTCCCCTTTTGCTTCTTCGTGGTTCGCTCTTCAGACCCGGTATCGCTACGAGGAACGCATTGCCAGTGAACTCAAAGCCAAGGGCTTTGAAAGCTATCTGCCCACTCTGCGGGAAACGCATCAGTGGAAGGATCGCAAGAAGGTCATGGACGTGCCCGCTTTCGGCGGCTACATCTTCGCCCGTTTCGAGCCCTCCCTGCAGAACCGGGTACGGGTACTTGAGACGGCGGGCGTAGTCAAGCTGCTGGGCAACCACGGACGCCCTGAACCGGTTCCGGAGAGCGAGATCTCTTCCCTGCGGCTGGCTCTGACCAGCGGCGCGGAGTGCGACCGTCATCCCTGTGTCGAGATTGGCACGCCGGTGAAGGTTCGCAGCGGCATGCTGGCCGGAGTCGAAGGACGAGTCGTACGCATTGCCAACCAGGTCAAGATCCTGGTGAATATCAGCTCGGTCTGCCAGGCCATCGCCGTCGAAGTTCACCTGGACGACATCGATCTGCTCGAAACAAGCAACGCAACCCCTGCAGCCCTGGTGAACTGACCCCCCGCAGTTCTTTACGCCGATCTCTCATCCCCCGGAAATGGACCTTTGCCACATGCCGACGACGCATCCCGCCACAGTGGCTGTTTTGGGCGTGCCTTTTCATAACGTCACCATGGACGAAACCGTCGCTTACGTCGACGAAAAGATTCGCAGCCGCGGCTTTCACCAGATCGCCACGGCCAACCTGGACTTCCTGATCCACTCCGTGCGCGATCCGGAGATGCAGGAGATCCTCTGCACCTGCGATCTGGTCATTCCCGACGGCATGCCTATCCTCTGGGGCGCGAAGCTGCTTGGCTCTTCGCTGAAGCAGCGCGTCTGCGGCGTCGACCTCGTACCGCGCCTTGCCGAGCTCTGCGCCCGCGAGGACTACAGCATGTTCTTTCTCGGCGCCAGCGAGGCCAACTCCGCCCGCGCTGCCGAAAAGCTGAAAGAGCGCTTTCCGGGACTGCGCATTGCCGGCCGCTATTCCCCGCCGGTTGCACCCCTGGAAAAGATGAACCACGAGGACATCCTGCGCCGGATCGAGCGCGCAAGTCCCGATATCCTGCTCGTCGCCATGGGCAATCCCAAGCAGGAGAAGTGGCTGGCGATGCATCGCCACCGGCTGAATGTTCCGGTGTGCATCGGTGTCGGCGGCTCGATTGACTTCATCGCCGGAGCTGTCCGGCGGGCGCCGCGCTGGATGCAGAAGACCGGCCTCGAGTGG harbors:
- a CDS encoding helix-turn-helix domain-containing protein, with the translated sequence MPIQRDIYPNLKLRMYTSGVRQNRLAKMVGIDEAHLSKIVNGFREPSPDLRTQIAEILHCDPEWLFQKVLLSEESPEFHPQTWPPSK
- a CDS encoding UpxY family transcription antiterminator codes for the protein MDIHANSPFASSWFALQTRYRYEERIASELKAKGFESYLPTLRETHQWKDRKKVMDVPAFGGYIFARFEPSLQNRVRVLETAGVVKLLGNHGRPEPVPESEISSLRLALTSGAECDRHPCVEIGTPVKVRSGMLAGVEGRVVRIANQVKILVNISSVCQAIAVEVHLDDIDLLETSNATPAALVN
- a CDS encoding WecB/TagA/CpsF family glycosyltransferase; translated protein: MPTTHPATVAVLGVPFHNVTMDETVAYVDEKIRSRGFHQIATANLDFLIHSVRDPEMQEILCTCDLVIPDGMPILWGAKLLGSSLKQRVCGVDLVPRLAELCAREDYSMFFLGASEANSARAAEKLKERFPGLRIAGRYSPPVAPLEKMNHEDILRRIERASPDILLVAMGNPKQEKWLAMHRHRLNVPVCIGVGGSIDFIAGAVRRAPRWMQKTGLEWLFRMLQEPGRLVQRYLGDAVGFARYMPGQYMAMAMQPRRRTKAGIFAEHTGNSCVISVYGDLSGELLEEFRASAGAAVACGMNLILNLSQTHYIGPDALGALIAIGADLRARQSQFWLAEMRPHVQRLINGSRLAGLFMTTSSVGDALQRTERAELRMVQTAQPMHIPGETESPVQVRVELLQDVCRKVGAANTPSPFETPAQESGMAYQNSLS